TACTTCAACCGCCTGTGCCAGACCTTCCCCGACTCGCCCTACGTCAAGAGCGCGCAGGAGAATATGCTGGTCTGCCGCAAGCTCATGGCCGAACACGAACTGTATATCGCAGACGTGTTCTGGCACATGAAAAAGTATGGCCCTGCCTGGCACCGCTACGAGTACATCGTGCAGAACTTTAAAGACGTGCCGGAAGTGGCCGACCACGCCAAAGAAAAAAGCCTGGCCGCTTACCACAACTACCGTGAAGACCAGGCCACGCTGACGCGGGAAAAGCGCCAGGGCTCCTGGAAGGAGTGGTTTACCTGGCTGTAAGCGTGCAGGGGCAGTGCGGCAGGCCCGGTTCCCGCCGCGCAACATTCTGAAAATTCAACCACCTTTTCCTGAGAAAGCGGCAGGCCTTCTCAGGGAAAGGTGGTTGCGCAACCGGCCCACGGCAGGCCCAGACCCGCGAGGGCGGCATGGCATCCGCACCGGTACCCACATTCTCTCCAGAAAGCAGTGAAAAGCAGCGGGCCGCCGTGCTCTCCCTGCTGGCCGCGTTGGGGCTTACGTTACTTAAGCTGGCTGTGGGCCTTGCTACCAACAGCCTGGGCATCCTTTCCGAAGCATTGCACAGCGGCCTGGATCTGCTGGCCGCGGCCATGACGCTGCTGGCCGTGCGCATTTCCGCCAAACCGGCGGACCAGGGGCATCCCTATGGCCACGGCAAGATAGAGAACCTCTCTGCCCTGGGGCAGACCCTGCTTTTGTTCCTGACCTGCGCCTGGGTGGTGCACGAGGGCGTATCACGCCTGCTTGCCGGTGCAAGCCCGGTGACGCCTTCTCTGTGGGGCGTGGGGGTCATGGCCGTATCCATGGCCGTGGACGTCAACCGCGTGCGCATCCTGCGCCGGGTGGCCCGCCGCTACAAAAGCCAGGCCCTGGAGGCCGACGCGCTACATTTTTCCACGGATATCCTGTCCTCGGCCGTGGTGCTGGCGGGGGTGCTGGCCGTCTGGCTGGCGGCGGTTCTGCGCCTGCCGGATCCGCTGCACAGGGTACTGGCGCAGGCCGATACCGTGGCCGCGCTGCTGGTGGCGGTGATTATCTTCCGGGCCAGCCTGCGCATGGCGGCTGCGGCGGTGAACACGCTTATGGATTCCGGTTCCGCCGCGGCGCAGCAGGAAGCAGTCCGCGCGGTGGAAGCCGTGCCTGGCATTGCGGAGGTGCGGCGGGCGCGGGTGCGGACCAGCGGGCCGCAGAATTTTGTGGATCTGACGGTGGGCGTTGCGCCGGGCCTGCGCGTTGCCGACGGGCACCGCCTGGCTCACGAAGCCGAAGTGGCCGTGGCTGCGGTATTGCCTGGAGCGGACGTCACCGTGCATGTGGAGCCGGCCAGAGTCAAGGCTGCGGACAATCCCTTTGCCGTGGTGCAGCGGCTGGCCTCGGAACACGGCCTTTCCGTGCACAACGTGCACATCTTCCATGCCGATGCGGGCGCGCGCATTGAGCTGCATGTGGAACTGCCGGGCGGCATGCCTTTTGTTCAGGCCCACGCCCAGGTGGGCGCGTATGAGGCGGATCTGCATAAGGCTCTGCCGGGCGTGGAGGTGCTGAGCCATCTGGAGCCGGAAAACCCCGCCGCCGAGCAGGAAGCGGGTGCGGCTGTTTCCGTGCCCTTTGCGGATATGGCCTGGGCGCAGATCCGCGCCGCCGCGGCCCAGGAGCCGCTGGTCAGCAACCCGCACCGCTTTTCCACCTACACCTTGCCGGAGCAGGGCGTCTGCCTTTCCTTTCACTGCGCCGTCAACGGCGGGCTCAGCGTGGAGGAGGCCCATACGGTCTGCAACCGTCTGGAGCAGCGGATCCGCGCCGCCGTTCCCATGGTGGGGCGCATCGTCATTCATCTGGAGCCGGAAGCCGCGGCCTGAGGCCGCAGTCGGCGCGAGCCCTCTTTGCCCTGTTACGTAAGCGCGTTTTCCTGTGCCGCTTCTGCCGCCGTGGCTGCAGCCTCTGCGGGGTCAGTCGCACCGGCGGCGGCAGCGAGGCCGCGCCACAGCTCATCCAGGCCAAGCCCCGTGGCGGCGGCGGTGAGCAAGGGGCGGCGGGGCAACAGCAGTTCCCATTCCTTTTGTCTGGCGGCGCGTTCGCGCTGGCTGCACTTGTCCGCCTTGGTAAGTACGGGCAGCAAGGGCAGGCCGTGGACGCGGGCAAAGTCCACCAGATTTTTGTCCAGTTGCTGCGGCGGCAGGCGGCAGTCCAGCAAAAGGGCCAGGGCGCGCAAAGCCCGGCAGCCGAGGAAGTATTTTTCCATCAGCCTGGCCCACTTCTCGCGCTCCGCATGGCTGGCGCGGGCATAACCGTAGCCGGGCAGATCCACCAGATAAAAGCCCGCCGGCTCCACCCGGTAAAAATTGATGGAGCGCGTCTTGCCCGGCGTGGCGCTGACCTTGGCCAGCTTGCGGCGGCCGGCCAGAGCGTTGAGCAGGGAGGACTTGCCCACGTTGGAGCGTCCGGCCAGGGCGATCTGCGCCTCGGGACGGTCCATGAGCTGCGCGGGGGTGTAGACCGTGGCTTCCAGGGCGAGGGTAGGGCGCATAAAAACCTCATGTGTTGCTTGAAGGGGACGCCTTGACAAGCGCCTTGCGTTGGATAAGAAGTATGGATTCACAGCGCTGCCTTTCGGCAGGCGTTTTTCACGGTAGCCGCTCTCGCTTCCCTTGGCAAATGCCGGTTGTCCCGGTCGCCCGGCGGCGCGGAACCTACGGGGCGCGGCCTGTACAGGCTGCGGCGGCCGGACGCATCCGAATTTTATGGAGGAAAACCCATGTATTCGACCACGGATTTCCGCAAGGGCCTGAAGATTGAAGTGGAGGGCACCCCGTACGAAATTGTGGAATTTCAGCACTTCAAGCCCGGCAAGGGCGGGGCCATGGTGCGCACCAAGCTGCGCAACATCCTCACCGGCCGGATGCAGGACATCACCTTCCGCTCCGGCGAAAAAGTGGGCAAGCCCGACCTGGAAAGCCGCGACATGCAGTTCCTCTACCGTGAGGGCGAGGATCTTATCTTCATGGATATGACCACCTACGAGCAGATGCAGATGCACATCGCCACCACCGACGGCAAGGAAGGCTTCCTCAAGGACGGCCAGGAATGCCGCGTGCTGCTTTACAAGGGCAGCCCCCTGGACGTGGACATTCCGCTGAGCCTGGTCCTGCAGGTGGTGGAGACCGAGCCCGGGGCCAAGGGCGATACGGTGAGCAACGTCACCAAGCCCGCCAAGCTGGAAACCGGCATTACGGTTCAGGTGCCCATTTTTGTCAATGAGGGCGACCGCATCAAGGTGGACACCCGCACTAAGGAATACCTGGGTCGGGAGTAGTCCTGTCCAGGGAGGGTAGCCCTACGGATTCCCACAAGTTCAGTCGCGAGCTTTTCGGCCTTTTCCTGCTGTTCTGGGCTCTGCTGCTGCTGCTCAGTCTGGTCAGCTTTGACGCCAATGATCCAAGCCTCAATCATGTGGTCAGCGGCGCGGCGGTAGTGCGCAACAAGGCAGGCCTGTTCGGCGCGTATGCCGCGGGCTTTCTCAACGACGTATTCGGCGTGGTGGCCCTGCTGTGCCCCCTGGCTTTCGGGGCGCTGGGCGCGGCGTGCATTTCCTCGGCCTACAGTCTGCACTGGCTGCGCTGGTGCGGCTTCTTCCTCATGACCATCTGTCTGCTGGTTATGGCCGCGGCCTGGGATTTTTCCGTGGGCGATCTCTGGGGCGGCGGCATGGTGGGCAATGCCCTGCACCACAATGCCAGCCGCTACCTGAGCCCCGGCGGCTCGGCCCTGCTCTGGATTTTTGTGGCCCTGATGGGCACGCAGCTTGCGGGCAACATTTCCTGGTTCGCTCTGACCGGGCGGCTGGGCCGCTGGCTGCACGCCCGCTGGCTGGCCTGGCGGGAAAAGGCCGATCAGGAAGCAAAAACGTCTTACCGTGCAGCCGAGGCTGCGCCCGCCATGCCGGACGCCGCGGCCGAGGGCCCGGAAGACAATTCGTTTGCGGCCCGGCTGCGGGCCCGGCTGCACCTGCCTTCGCGGGAATTCTGGACCGGGCTGCGGGACAGGCTGGGCGACATCCGGCCCACGGCCGACCGCCTGCCCAAGGTTTATGAAGAGAACGGCGCGGAAGGGGCCGCCCCGCAGCACGCCGCCGCTGCGAACCTGCATGGGGCAGGGCAGGGCGACGCCGCCGCGCCGCAGGTTGCGCCTTCTTCTGTGCCGCAGGACGACGACGATCCCTTCCCCGTAACCGAAACCTTCGGGCCCGTGGCGGCTTCCCCGCAGTCTGCGGCAAGCGCTGCGGCGGCCCAGGCCGCCGCAGGCGCAACGCCCGTGCCCGCCCCTCAGGCGGCTTCCCCCGCCCCAGCGGCCGCGGCGCAACCTTCGCGCGGCGGCGTGCGTGCAGCCCTGGCGCCCCTGCTGGGCAAAAAGGCCCCCATCCCGCTGCCCAGCCTGGATCTGCTTGCGCCTCCGGCCAAAACCCCGGCCGGCCCCGCCAGGGAGGACAGGGAGGCGCGGGGCAAGGCGCTCATAGCCTGCCTGCGGGATTTTGACATTCAGGGCGAGCTGGTGCGCATTACGCCGGGCCCGGTGGTCACCATGTATGAGGTGCGCCCGGCCCCCGGCATCCGGGTAAGCCGCATCGCCAACCTGAGCGACGATCTTGCCCTGGCCCTCAAGGCCATTGCCGTGCGCATCCAGGCCCCCATCCCCGGCACAGACACCGTGGGCATTGAGATCCCCAACGAGAACCGGGAGACGGTCAACTTCCGCGAGCTGGCGGCCAGCGAGGCCTTCCGCAAGGGCTGCGGCCCCCTGACCATGATCCTGGGCAAGGATATTGCGGGCCAGCCGTATATGGCGGATCTGACCCGCATGCCGCACCTTCTGGTGGCCGGGGCTACGGGCGCGGGCAAAAGCGTCTGCCTCAACGGCATCCTCATCAGTCTGCTTTACCGCACCCAGCCGGAGGATTTGCAGCTTCTGCTGGTGGACCCCAAGCGCATTGAAATGGCCGTTTACGCGGACGAGCCGCATTTGGTGCATCCTGTGGTCACGGAAATGAGCGAGGCCAAGAACGCTCTGGACTGGGCCGTGCACGAGATGGACCGCCGCTACGAGGCCATGGCCCGCCTGGGCGTGCGCAACGTGGCGGGCTTCAACCAAAAACTCGCGGCGTACAAAAATGACCTGCCGCCCGATTTCGCCGATCTGGAGCCTTTGCCCTATCTGGTCATTGTCATCGACGAGCTGGCGGATCTGATGATGACCGCCGCCCGTGAGGTGGAGACCAGCATCGTGCGCCTGGCGCAGCTGGCCCGCGCTGCGGGCATCCATATGATTCTGGCCACCCAGCGCCCCAGCGTGGACGTGGTTACCGGCCTGATCAAGGCCAACTTCCCCTGCCGCATTTCGTTTCAGGTCACTTCCAAGCACGATTCGCGCACCATTCTGGATCAGGTGGGCGCGGAGCACTTGCTGGGCCGCGGCGACATGCTCTTCAAACCCAGCGGCGGCCGTCTGCTGCGTCTGCACGGCCCCTTCCTGAGCGATGAGGATGTGCAGCGCGTGGTGGGCCACTGGAAGCGCCATCTGAACCCCGCCTACAAGGTGGACTTCGCCCAGTGGAGCCCGGAGGGCGCGGCCGGAGGCGGCGCCGGCGGCGGGGGCGGCGACGCTGCCCAGGACCCCCTGTACGGTGAAGTGCAGGTTTTTGTGAGCGAGCAGGGCAGGGCCTCCATTTCCCTGGTACAGCGGCGCTTCAAAATTGGCTTTAACCGCGCTGCCCGGCTGGTGGAACAGCTGGAACAGGACGGCATCATCGGCCCTGCCGACGGCAGCAAGCCCAGGGCTGTGGTGAAATAACCCGTTTCGCCTGCGGCCCCCTCGGCCGCCGGTCCCAAAAGGGCGCGCCCGCGCCCGGCAAGGCGGCCCTGGCCGCGGAGGAACTATGCGCGCATTGGCCCTGGCATTTCTGGCTTTGGTCCTGTGGCTGCCCGCCCCGGCGGCAGGTGCGGCCGATCCCCTGGTGCAGACGATCCAGGCCCGTTACGAAAAGTTGCAGGCCTTTTCCGCCACGTTTACGCAGGCCCTCAGCCACAAGGAAAGCGGCGCTACAGAGCAGCGGCAGGGCACGCTGCTGTTCCAGAAGCCCTTGCGCATCCGCTGGCAGACGGCGCGGCCCCATGAAGAAACCCTGGTGGTTACGGACAAAGAAATCTGGGACTACCTGCCCGATGAAGAGGTGGCCTACCGCTACCCCCCCAGCCTGGTGCAGGATTCGCGCAGCATTATCCAGGTCATTACCGGGCAGGCCGCCCTTACCAAGGATTTTGACATCAAAAATGAAGGCCAGGAGGATGGGCTCGTCAGGCTGCGCCTCTTCCCCAAGGAACCTTCGCCGCAGATGGTGGAGGCCGTCATCTGGGTGGAACAGGGCACGGGCTACATTCGGCGAGCCAGGATCACAGATTTTTACGGCAACGGCAACGAGGTGCGCTTTACGTCCTTTACCCCGGACGCCCGGCTGGAGTCCGGCGCGTTCCGCTTTGCCCCGCCCAAGGGCGTGGAGGTGGAGGACCGCATCGACCGCAACGTGCCTGAACGGGAACTTTTTAAATAGTCCAACCGCGCGGCCGCCTCGGTAAAAAATACCCGGGTGTGTAAAAGTTACCCACTTTGACGCAGGGCTTTGCCCGCGCAGCGGCGAAACCCCAGAGCGCCGCATTGTATTTCAGCCGAATATGGCATAGAGTATTCAACTTAGGTACGAAATCCGCTTGTGAAGGAGCAGGAAGATGATTGAGGAGAAAACCCCGGCCGCCGCGCCGGAGGAAGGCGTTGAAGATTTTGCCGCGCTGCTGGCGGCCCACGAGGCTACGGCGGGGCGTCTGCAGCCGGGCCAGAAAGTGGAAGGCACGGTTATCGCCATCAGCGGTGACAATGTCTTTGTGGACGTGGGCATCAAGGTGGACGGCATCATGGACCGCAAGGACATTCTGGACGCCGAGGGCAACGAGACGGTTAAGCCCGACGACAAACTGGAAGCCTGGGTCATCGGCGTTTCTCCGCAGGAGATCCGCCTCTCCCGCTCCATGAGCGGCAGCGGCGTGGCGGCGCTGGAAGAGGCCCGGGACAGCGGCGTGCCCGTGGACGGCCGTGTGGCGGCTGTCTGCAAAGGCGGCTACACCATTGAGGTGCTGGGCAAAACCGCTTTCTGCCCCGGCAGCCAGATCGGCGCTTCCGCTTCGGACGCCGAAGGCCTGGTGGGCCGCACGCTGCAGTTTGTGGTCACCAGGGTGGAGAACCGCGGCCGCAATATCGTGGTTTCGCGCCGCGCGCTCCTGGACCGCGAGCGGCAGGAAAGCCTGGAGGCCCTGCTCCAGACCCTCAAGGTGGGCGATACGGTGGAAGGTGCGGTTACCCGCCTC
The genomic region above belongs to Desulfovibrio legallii and contains:
- the efp gene encoding elongation factor P encodes the protein MYSTTDFRKGLKIEVEGTPYEIVEFQHFKPGKGGAMVRTKLRNILTGRMQDITFRSGEKVGKPDLESRDMQFLYREGEDLIFMDMTTYEQMQMHIATTDGKEGFLKDGQECRVLLYKGSPLDVDIPLSLVLQVVETEPGAKGDTVSNVTKPAKLETGITVQVPIFVNEGDRIKVDTRTKEYLGRE
- the yihA gene encoding ribosome biogenesis GTP-binding protein YihA/YsxC, translated to MRPTLALEATVYTPAQLMDRPEAQIALAGRSNVGKSSLLNALAGRRKLAKVSATPGKTRSINFYRVEPAGFYLVDLPGYGYARASHAEREKWARLMEKYFLGCRALRALALLLDCRLPPQQLDKNLVDFARVHGLPLLPVLTKADKCSQRERAARQKEWELLLPRRPLLTAAATGLGLDELWRGLAAAAGATDPAEAAATAAEAAQENALT
- a CDS encoding DNA translocase FtsK, which gives rise to MLFWALLLLLSLVSFDANDPSLNHVVSGAAVVRNKAGLFGAYAAGFLNDVFGVVALLCPLAFGALGAACISSAYSLHWLRWCGFFLMTICLLVMAAAWDFSVGDLWGGGMVGNALHHNASRYLSPGGSALLWIFVALMGTQLAGNISWFALTGRLGRWLHARWLAWREKADQEAKTSYRAAEAAPAMPDAAAEGPEDNSFAARLRARLHLPSREFWTGLRDRLGDIRPTADRLPKVYEENGAEGAAPQHAAAANLHGAGQGDAAAPQVAPSSVPQDDDDPFPVTETFGPVAASPQSAASAAAAQAAAGATPVPAPQAASPAPAAAAQPSRGGVRAALAPLLGKKAPIPLPSLDLLAPPAKTPAGPAREDREARGKALIACLRDFDIQGELVRITPGPVVTMYEVRPAPGIRVSRIANLSDDLALALKAIAVRIQAPIPGTDTVGIEIPNENRETVNFRELAASEAFRKGCGPLTMILGKDIAGQPYMADLTRMPHLLVAGATGAGKSVCLNGILISLLYRTQPEDLQLLLVDPKRIEMAVYADEPHLVHPVVTEMSEAKNALDWAVHEMDRRYEAMARLGVRNVAGFNQKLAAYKNDLPPDFADLEPLPYLVIVIDELADLMMTAAREVETSIVRLAQLARAAGIHMILATQRPSVDVVTGLIKANFPCRISFQVTSKHDSRTILDQVGAEHLLGRGDMLFKPSGGRLLRLHGPFLSDEDVQRVVGHWKRHLNPAYKVDFAQWSPEGAAGGGAGGGGGDAAQDPLYGEVQVFVSEQGRASISLVQRRFKIGFNRAARLVEQLEQDGIIGPADGSKPRAVVK
- the lolA gene encoding outer membrane lipoprotein chaperone LolA — protein: MRALALAFLALVLWLPAPAAGAADPLVQTIQARYEKLQAFSATFTQALSHKESGATEQRQGTLLFQKPLRIRWQTARPHEETLVVTDKEIWDYLPDEEVAYRYPPSLVQDSRSIIQVITGQAALTKDFDIKNEGQEDGLVRLRLFPKEPSPQMVEAVIWVEQGTGYIRRARITDFYGNGNEVRFTSFTPDARLESGAFRFAPPKGVEVEDRIDRNVPERELFK
- a CDS encoding cation diffusion facilitator family transporter, producing the protein MASAPVPTFSPESSEKQRAAVLSLLAALGLTLLKLAVGLATNSLGILSEALHSGLDLLAAAMTLLAVRISAKPADQGHPYGHGKIENLSALGQTLLLFLTCAWVVHEGVSRLLAGASPVTPSLWGVGVMAVSMAVDVNRVRILRRVARRYKSQALEADALHFSTDILSSAVVLAGVLAVWLAAVLRLPDPLHRVLAQADTVAALLVAVIIFRASLRMAAAAVNTLMDSGSAAAQQEAVRAVEAVPGIAEVRRARVRTSGPQNFVDLTVGVAPGLRVADGHRLAHEAEVAVAAVLPGADVTVHVEPARVKAADNPFAVVQRLASEHGLSVHNVHIFHADAGARIELHVELPGGMPFVQAHAQVGAYEADLHKALPGVEVLSHLEPENPAAEQEAGAAVSVPFADMAWAQIRAAAAQEPLVSNPHRFSTYTLPEQGVCLSFHCAVNGGLSVEEAHTVCNRLEQRIRAAVPMVGRIVIHLEPEAAA